A single window of Vibrio alfacsensis DNA harbors:
- the prmC gene encoding peptide chain release factor N(5)-glutamine methyltransferase, with product MSPVQSIEQALKSATATLTEGGKESPSLDAAVLLCHVLAKPRSYLMTWPEKLLESEQQAQFDALLERRIAGEPVAYIIGEREFWSLPLKVSPSTLIPRPDTERLVELALDKTYQQSGPILDLGTGTGAIALALASELPDRQVMGVDLKQEAKELAQLNAAQLNIKNVTFAQGSWFEPIASGTKFALIVSNPPYIDEQDPHLSQGDVRFEPKSALIADENGLADIRHISDLARQYLEEGGWLAFEHGYDQGEAVREIMVDFGFDQVVTEKDYGDNDRVTLGCYQPKS from the coding sequence ATGAGTCCAGTTCAATCTATTGAGCAAGCACTGAAAAGTGCGACGGCAACGTTGACAGAAGGCGGCAAAGAGTCGCCTTCTCTTGATGCTGCTGTACTTCTTTGTCATGTTCTGGCTAAGCCACGATCGTATCTCATGACTTGGCCAGAAAAATTATTGGAATCAGAGCAACAAGCTCAATTTGATGCTTTGCTAGAAAGACGTATTGCTGGTGAGCCTGTGGCTTACATCATTGGCGAACGTGAATTCTGGTCTCTCCCGTTAAAAGTGTCACCATCGACGTTAATCCCAAGGCCAGATACCGAACGTTTGGTTGAGCTGGCACTGGACAAAACGTACCAACAATCTGGGCCTATCTTAGATCTAGGCACGGGTACAGGGGCGATTGCTTTAGCGTTAGCTTCAGAGTTACCGGATCGTCAAGTGATGGGGGTAGACCTAAAGCAAGAAGCGAAAGAGCTTGCCCAGTTAAATGCAGCGCAACTGAATATTAAAAATGTGACGTTTGCTCAAGGTAGTTGGTTTGAACCTATTGCCTCTGGAACAAAGTTTGCTTTAATTGTCTCCAACCCACCGTACATCGATGAACAAGATCCGCATTTGTCTCAAGGTGATGTTCGTTTTGAGCCAAAATCGGCATTAATTGCGGATGAAAATGGCTTAGCGGATATTCGTCATATCTCTGATCTTGCTCGTCAATATTTGGAAGAGGGTGGGTGGCTCGCATTTGAACATGGTTATGATCAAGGTGAAGCCGTTCGTGAGATTATGGTTGATTTCGGCTTTGACCAAGTCGTGACAGAAAAAGACTATGGCGACAATGATCGAGTGACACTTGGTTGCTATCAGCCAAAATCATAA
- the prfA gene encoding peptide chain release factor 1, with protein sequence MKASILTKLESLVERYEEVQHLLGDPDVIGDQNKFRALSKEYSQLEEVTKCFQAYQQAQDDLLAAEEMAKEDDEEMREMAQEEIKDAKAAIERLTDELQILLLPKDPNDDRNCFLEIRAGAGGDEAGIFAGNLFRMYSKFAEKKGWRVEVMSCNESEQGGYKEMIAKVTGDGAYGVLKFESGGHRVQRVPETESQGRVHTSACTVAVMAEIPEAELPEIKAADLKIDTFRASGAGGQHVNTTDSAIRITHLPTGTVVECQDERSQHKNKAKAMQVLAARIVQAEEARRAAEVSDTRRNLLGSGDRSDRIRTYNYPQGRVSDHRINLTVYRLNEVMEGDLASLIEPVIQEHQADQLAALAEHG encoded by the coding sequence ATGAAAGCCTCTATTCTAACTAAGCTAGAATCGCTAGTAGAACGCTACGAAGAAGTTCAACACCTTCTTGGTGATCCTGATGTAATTGGTGATCAGAACAAATTCCGAGCTCTATCAAAAGAGTACTCTCAACTTGAGGAAGTCACCAAATGCTTCCAAGCTTACCAACAAGCTCAAGATGACCTTCTAGCCGCTGAAGAGATGGCAAAAGAAGACGACGAAGAAATGCGTGAAATGGCGCAAGAAGAGATCAAAGACGCGAAAGCGGCGATTGAACGTCTGACTGATGAGCTGCAAATTCTACTTCTTCCTAAAGATCCAAACGATGATCGTAACTGTTTCTTAGAAATTCGCGCAGGTGCGGGTGGTGATGAAGCAGGTATTTTTGCGGGCAACCTATTCCGTATGTACTCAAAATTTGCGGAGAAAAAAGGCTGGCGCGTTGAAGTCATGAGCTGCAACGAGTCTGAGCAAGGCGGCTACAAAGAGATGATCGCGAAAGTGACCGGTGATGGCGCATACGGCGTGTTGAAGTTTGAATCGGGTGGTCACCGTGTACAACGTGTACCTGAAACGGAATCTCAAGGTCGTGTGCATACGTCCGCTTGTACCGTTGCTGTGATGGCTGAAATCCCAGAAGCTGAGTTACCAGAAATTAAAGCGGCTGATCTGAAAATCGATACATTCCGTGCTTCAGGCGCGGGTGGTCAGCACGTTAACACCACGGATTCTGCAATCCGTATTACCCACTTACCAACGGGTACCGTTGTAGAGTGTCAAGACGAACGTTCACAGCATAAAAACAAAGCGAAAGCGATGCAGGTGCTCGCCGCTCGTATCGTACAAGCTGAAGAAGCTCGTCGCGCAGCGGAAGTATCGGATACTCGACGCAATCTACTTGGTTCTGGTGACCGCAGTGACCGTATCCGCACATACAACTACCCACAAGGTCGCGTTTCTGATCACCGTATCAACTTAACGGTATACCGTTTGAATGAAGTGATGGAAGGGGATCTTGCTAGCTTGATTGAACCTGTAATTCAAGAGCACCAAGCGGATCAGTTAGCGGCGCTAGCAGAGCACGGCTAA